A single genomic interval of uncultured Desulfobacter sp. harbors:
- the ftsE gene encoding cell division ATP-binding protein FtsE, with protein sequence MGANRGKSNIIRLFNVTKRYGGKLALNNITLDIKPGEFIFISGPSGAGKSTLLKILYLAERVSEGQILIDGINLARISSTKLPFLRRRFGMVFQDFKLIPNRTVFENVALVLKVAGEKPSYIKKKVMHVLRVTGMEKKANHLPPTLSGGEQQRVAVARAVVGEPSIILADEPTGNLDSESARRVLDLLLGYHQNGATILIASHNIEQMDCFSRGRNVVLEDGKLKKISTFLR encoded by the coding sequence ATGGGTGCGAACCGCGGCAAATCTAATATTATCAGGCTGTTTAATGTGACCAAGCGCTATGGCGGCAAGCTGGCGTTAAACAACATCACCCTTGATATTAAGCCCGGCGAGTTCATTTTTATTTCCGGACCCTCCGGGGCCGGTAAATCCACCTTACTCAAAATTTTATACCTGGCCGAACGGGTCTCCGAAGGACAAATTCTGATTGACGGTATTAATCTGGCACGGATTTCATCCACAAAACTGCCTTTTCTACGGCGTCGTTTCGGCATGGTGTTCCAGGACTTCAAACTAATCCCCAACCGCACCGTGTTTGAAAATGTCGCCCTGGTGCTCAAGGTTGCCGGAGAAAAACCGTCCTACATAAAAAAAAAGGTAATGCACGTGCTCAGGGTCACGGGTATGGAGAAAAAGGCCAATCACCTGCCGCCGACCCTGTCGGGCGGCGAACAGCAACGGGTAGCCGTGGCAAGGGCGGTGGTAGGAGAACCATCCATTATCCTTGCAGATGAACCTACGGGTAATCTGGATAGTGAATCTGCCCGGCGTGTACTTGATCTGCTTCTAGGCTATCATCAAAACGGGGCCACCATTCTCATAGCCAGCCATAATATAGAGCAGATGGATTGTTTTAGCCGAGGACGAAATGTCGTCCTGGAAGACGGGAAGCTCAAAAAAATATCAACCTTTCTACGTTGA
- the ftsX gene encoding permease-like cell division protein FtsX encodes MMRFLKNALTDIRSNRFLNIITIMTIALSMLLISVFMLFFENTGRVLSAWNQGGRAMVYLNDSFTPAMLPNVKEQLISAGGIEKMVFIPKTQALERLKKEIGSKTQFLSTLQENPLPDAIEVTMTTHSSFDQIQKEAHRIEALDIVDTVEYGQGWLGRFFKLFNLFKMTGYTMSGLFLMIALFITANTVRLTFYARQTEVEIMRLVGATDGFIKTPFYVEGLLQGFLGGVLGIIILLTGYLTLSSGISQNLGAYVYLDIHFLSWPAVAIILFSSTFLGWFGCFISLKQILRPCTVK; translated from the coding sequence ATGATGCGATTTTTAAAAAATGCCTTAACAGATATCCGGTCCAACCGATTTTTAAACATAATCACCATCATGACCATTGCCCTTTCCATGCTTCTGATATCGGTTTTCATGCTTTTTTTTGAAAACACCGGCCGGGTCCTTTCCGCCTGGAACCAGGGTGGACGAGCCATGGTTTACTTAAACGATTCGTTCACGCCTGCCATGCTCCCCAATGTAAAAGAACAGCTTATATCCGCGGGCGGCATTGAAAAAATGGTATTTATACCCAAAACCCAGGCGCTGGAACGGCTTAAAAAAGAAATCGGTTCCAAAACCCAGTTTCTGTCGACCCTTCAGGAGAATCCCCTCCCCGACGCCATTGAAGTCACCATGACGACCCATTCAAGCTTTGACCAAATTCAAAAGGAAGCCCACCGGATTGAGGCCTTAGACATTGTAGATACCGTCGAGTATGGTCAAGGATGGCTGGGCCGCTTTTTCAAACTGTTCAATCTTTTCAAAATGACCGGTTATACCATGAGCGGTCTGTTTTTAATGATTGCCCTGTTCATCACGGCCAACACTGTGCGCCTGACCTTTTATGCAAGGCAGACTGAAGTGGAAATCATGCGTCTGGTGGGTGCCACTGACGGGTTCATCAAAACACCTTTTTACGTTGAAGGGCTCCTCCAGGGATTTTTAGGCGGGGTTTTGGGTATAATCATCCTTTTAACAGGCTATCTGACACTTTCTTCCGGCATTTCCCAGAACCTGGGCGCCTATGTCTATCTGGATATTCATTTTCTTTCCTGGCCGGCTGTGGCAATAATTTTATTTTCCAGCACCTTTTTAGGTTGGTTCGGATGTTTCATTTCCCTGAAACAAATTTTAAGGCCATGCACCGTAAAATAG
- a CDS encoding peptidoglycan DD-metalloendopeptidase family protein produces MHRKIGPFFFACITAAAVILGMTDLCCTQVLYKGKINTAKLNVRSAPDTQSSVVVVLNKGERVDVLEMKEGVGGWLTVEYQGIQGYIRNHSRYILLKPMSSNPEQKQKPAPSTPTSVPSIKIPAKGIKKKSDPQKTSGANQAGKEVIARQIREENQKVKKFSRQEMQIIDGLNEIDMALNRARITARNLRRNASAIAQEIERTQARIAELNNSMEKTRNYAGKRLNALFRMHMMGRLEMAGPPSSLFDFVTTQNALKNVVTSDFALLDKQARDIKELKGLEQNLNSQHKLESNLQKQLADEIEIRKKEARKKKKILQDIRQRKSLSLAAMNSLKASSHALNQTISAMAPPAGSSRVKTSFDGQKGRLQSPVKGKVISNFGTKRKGDYNAFTFQSGIDIKAERGTPVKNVFNGEVMFAQWLKGYGNLMIIDHGNNYYTLYAHLEELYKKKGERVDTGKIIGTAGDTGSIKGPCLHFEVRHHGKPVDPLKWLKKGA; encoded by the coding sequence ATGCACCGTAAAATAGGGCCTTTCTTTTTTGCCTGCATTACGGCTGCTGCCGTCATTTTGGGCATGACGGATCTGTGCTGCACCCAGGTCCTGTATAAGGGCAAAATCAATACGGCCAAGCTCAATGTCCGTTCCGCTCCCGATACCCAATCTTCGGTGGTGGTAGTTCTCAACAAAGGCGAACGGGTGGATGTTCTGGAAATGAAAGAAGGTGTCGGCGGCTGGCTGACGGTGGAATACCAAGGGATTCAAGGATATATCAGAAACCACAGCCGCTATATTCTCTTAAAACCGATGTCGTCGAATCCGGAACAAAAGCAGAAACCAGCGCCGTCCACCCCCACCTCTGTTCCGTCAATAAAAATCCCGGCCAAGGGCATAAAGAAAAAATCTGACCCCCAAAAAACTTCCGGGGCAAATCAAGCCGGAAAGGAGGTTATTGCAAGACAGATCCGGGAAGAGAACCAAAAAGTCAAAAAATTTTCCCGGCAGGAGATGCAGATTATTGACGGACTTAACGAAATTGATATGGCCCTGAACCGGGCACGAATAACCGCCCGGAACCTAAGGCGCAATGCCAGTGCCATTGCCCAGGAAATTGAAAGAACACAGGCGCGCATTGCAGAGCTGAACAACTCAATGGAAAAGACACGGAATTATGCCGGAAAACGCCTGAATGCCCTTTTCCGCATGCACATGATGGGTCGCCTTGAAATGGCAGGTCCCCCGTCGTCTTTGTTTGATTTTGTCACCACCCAGAACGCACTTAAAAACGTGGTGACATCGGACTTTGCCCTACTGGATAAACAAGCACGGGACATAAAGGAACTCAAGGGTCTTGAACAAAATCTGAACAGTCAGCACAAGCTGGAATCAAACCTGCAGAAACAATTGGCCGATGAGATTGAAATCCGCAAAAAAGAAGCCCGTAAAAAGAAGAAAATTCTTCAAGATATCAGGCAGCGCAAGAGTCTGTCCCTGGCAGCCATGAACTCTCTCAAAGCATCATCCCATGCCCTGAATCAAACCATATCCGCCATGGCGCCCCCGGCCGGTTCCTCCCGTGTAAAAACGTCCTTTGACGGACAGAAAGGCCGACTGCAGTCCCCGGTAAAAGGTAAAGTCATTTCAAATTTCGGCACCAAACGCAAGGGAGATTACAACGCCTTCACATTTCAAAGCGGAATTGATATAAAGGCGGAACGGGGTACGCCCGTAAAAAACGTTTTCAACGGAGAGGTCATGTTTGCCCAGTGGCTGAAGGGTTACGGCAATCTGATGATCATCGACCATGGAAACAATTATTATACCCTTTACGCCCATTTGGAAGAACTATACAAAAAAAAGGGCGAGCGGGTGGACACTGGAAAAATCATTGGCACGGCAGGAGATACCGGCTCCATCAAGGGCCCGTGCCTTCATTTTGAGGTCCGTCACCACGGCAAACCCGTCGATCCCCTCAAATGGCTGAAAAAAGGAGCATGA
- a CDS encoding S41 family peptidase — protein MRKTNWAGLMRLWLTAAVILMLTAGSVQAAEEETYQSLKLFADVLEELEKNYVDEVKPEDLVHNAIKGMVGNLDPHSSFMPPDAFEDLQDDTKGEFSGIGIVITMKDGILTVVSPIEGTPAYEAGITAGDIIIKIDDASTKDMAMWEAVNKMRGPRYEEVKITIIREGASAPLVFTLKRDLIPMTSVRSAMPEPGFGYLRITNFRMNTLDDVIKHLSGLEKQGNGLKGLVIDLRDNPGGLLDQAIRISDLFINQGTIVSIKGRIEKNNQAFKARPNFPERDYPIVTLINGGSASASEIVAGALKDNHRSLILGTPSFGKGSVQTVRPLKDGFGLKYTIARYYTPSGHSIQAKGIQPDIRVEPGTVKDDPKDNSAFDLMLKEKDLKNSLKPEEEEPKNKKKSQKDAEIEKLNKDIQVKRALDILISYGVFTKINGTN, from the coding sequence ATGAGAAAAACGAATTGGGCCGGATTGATGAGACTCTGGCTGACTGCAGCTGTGATCCTTATGCTGACGGCAGGTTCAGTGCAAGCGGCTGAAGAAGAAACCTATCAATCCTTGAAACTATTTGCCGACGTCCTGGAAGAGCTTGAAAAAAATTATGTGGACGAGGTCAAGCCCGAAGATCTGGTGCACAATGCCATAAAGGGTATGGTGGGCAATCTTGATCCCCATTCCAGCTTCATGCCTCCTGATGCCTTTGAGGATCTTCAGGATGACACCAAAGGGGAATTTTCCGGTATCGGCATTGTCATTACCATGAAGGACGGCATTCTTACAGTCGTCTCACCCATTGAAGGTACCCCTGCCTACGAGGCCGGTATCACCGCCGGGGACATCATTATCAAAATTGATGATGCATCCACCAAGGACATGGCCATGTGGGAAGCGGTGAACAAAATGAGAGGGCCGCGGTACGAAGAAGTTAAAATAACCATCATCCGGGAAGGGGCCTCAGCCCCTCTGGTCTTCACGCTCAAGCGGGATCTAATCCCCATGACCAGCGTACGCTCGGCCATGCCGGAGCCGGGGTTCGGGTACTTACGAATCACCAACTTCAGAATGAACACCCTGGATGATGTGATCAAACACTTGTCAGGCCTGGAAAAACAGGGAAACGGTCTTAAAGGCCTGGTTATTGACCTTCGGGATAATCCGGGAGGATTGCTGGACCAGGCCATTCGAATTTCCGACCTGTTTATCAACCAGGGGACGATCGTGTCCATCAAGGGACGCATCGAAAAAAACAACCAGGCGTTCAAGGCCCGTCCTAATTTTCCGGAACGTGACTACCCCATTGTCACCCTGATCAACGGCGGTTCCGCCTCAGCTTCCGAAATTGTGGCCGGGGCACTGAAAGACAATCACCGGTCCCTGATTTTAGGCACACCATCCTTTGGCAAGGGCTCGGTGCAAACCGTGAGGCCACTCAAGGACGGATTCGGGCTTAAATATACCATTGCCCGGTACTACACGCCCAGCGGGCATTCCATCCAGGCCAAAGGCATCCAGCCGGACATCCGGGTGGAACCCGGAACAGTAAAGGATGACCCGAAAGATAATTCGGCCTTTGACCTGATGCTCAAAGAAAAAGATTTGAAAAACAGTCTTAAACCCGAAGAGGAAGAACCTAAAAACAAGAAAAAATCCCAAAAAGATGCTGAAATCGAAAAACTCAATAAAGATATCCAGGTAAAACGCGCGCTTGATATTCTCATCAGCTATGGTGTGTTCACTAAAATAAATGGCACAAACTAA